Proteins encoded in a region of the Coffea eugenioides isolate CCC68of chromosome 4, Ceug_1.0, whole genome shotgun sequence genome:
- the LOC113769532 gene encoding glutathione S-transferase U9-like, which translates to MGSGENKVVLHGMWASPYVKRVELALKIKGIPFEYVEENLRNKSPQLLKYNPVHKKVPVLVHNGKPVCESLVILEYLDEVWSTGPQLLPKEPYQRANFRFWAAYIQQLLESIFKLFNADKEAHEKPLQEVHEKLRNLEDGVKEFYFPEGSPNHISAENLGILDVMLVSVLGPFRAKEEAFSVKILDPEKNPLIFSWIQALIELPLVKEVVPPHDKMVGVLQFLKQSGFKF; encoded by the exons ATGGGATCAGGGGAAAACAAAGTAGTTCTGCATGGAATGTGGGCAAGCCCTTATGTGAAGAGAGTAGAATTGGCTCTGAAAATCAAAGGCATACCCTTTGAGTATGTGGAAGAAAATTTGAGGAACAAAAGTCCACAGCTCCTCAAATACAATCCAGTGCACAAAAAGGTCCCCGTTCTTGTCCATAATGGAAAGCCAGTATGTGAATCACTCGTTATTCTTGAATATCTCGATGAAGTCTGGTCAACTGGACCTCAACTCCTGCCTAAGGAGCCATATCAAAGAGCCAATTTTCGTTTTTGGGCTGCATACATCCAACAG TTGCTAGAGAGCATATTCAAACTCTTCAACGCTGACAAGGAAGCACATGAGAAACCCCTTCAAGAAGTGCACGAGAAGTTGAGGAATTTGGAAGATGGTGTTAAGGAATTCTACTTTCCTGAAGGAAGTCCTAATCATATCTCAGCTGAAAACTTGGGGATCCTAGATGTTATGCTGGTTTCAGTCCTAGGTCCCTTCAGGGCAAAAGAAGAGGCCTTTAGTGTGAAGATTTTAGATCCTGAGAAGAATCCACTTATTTTCTCATGGATTCAAGCTCTTATTGAGCTACCTCTGGTCAAGGAAGTCGTCCCTCCACATGACAAGATGGTTGGGGTTCTTCAGTTTCTAAAACAAAGTGGCTTCAAATTCTAA
- the LOC113769378 gene encoding glutathione S-transferase U9-like — translation MGEESKAVVHGTWASAFTKRVELALKIKGIPFEYVEENLRNKSPLLLKYNPVHKKVPVLVHNGKPICESVIILEYIDETWPSGTKLLPQEPYQRAKFRFWAAYIEQLLESVAKLFNAEKAAQGKALEEVHEKLRILEDGVKEFYFVEKSPDHVHAEKLGMLDIMMVGHLVAFKAQEEVLGVKIIDPEKNPFIASWIQALIQLPIVKETLPPHDNMVGLLQFVKQTGIKLMDKSRGHDRGLESKLQSST, via the exons ATGGGAGAGGAAAGCAAAGCAGTTGTACATGGTACCTGGGCAAGCGCTTTCACAAAGAGAGTGGAATTGGCTCTGAAAATCAAAGGCATACCTTTCGAGTATGTCGAAGAAAATCTGAGGAACAAGAGTCCTTTGCTCCTCAAATACAATCCAGTTCACAAAAAGGTCCCTGTCCTTGTTCATAATGGAAAGCCAATATGTGAATCAGTCATTATTCTTGAGTACATTGATGAAACCTGGCCTAGTGGAACTAAACTCCTGCCTCAGGAGCCATATCAAAGAGCCAAATTTCGTTTTTGGGCTGCTTACATCGAACAG CTGCTAGAGAGCGTGGCTAAACTCTTCAATGCTGAAAAGGCAGCACAGGGGAAAGCCCTTGAAGAAGTGCATGAGAAGCTGAGAATTTTGGAAGATGGAGTGAAGGAATTCTACTTTGTAGAGAAAAGTCCTGATCATGTCCATGCTGAAAAATTGGGGATGCTAGATATTATGATGGTTGGACATCTAGTTGCCTTCAAGGCACAGGAAGAGGTTCTTGGTGTGAAGATTATAGATCCTGAGAAGAATCCATTCATTGCCTCGTGGATTCAAGCTCTAATTCAACTGCCTATAGTAAAGGAAACACTCCCGCCTCATGACAATATGGTTGGTCTGCTTCAATTTGTTAAGCAAACTGGCATCAAACTCATGGACAAAAGTCGCGGTCACGATCGTGGTCTTGAAAGCAAACTTCAATCTTCTACATAA
- the LOC113768712 gene encoding late embryogenesis abundant protein D-34-like: MSQDQPRRPQGGDQHYGIKYGDVFDVKEDLASKNNAPRDAAAMQAAENRVLGQTPRGGPASVMQSAADVNQSLGVVGHDDITDITRDQGVNVAESAADGRRVIAEAVGGQVVGGYATRGGGAAAGGRAGQGQDISSSPAIVAGGGITIGEALEATALTSGNKPVDMSDAAAIQAAEVKATGRGQVMPGGIGAEAQAAADLNPGIWRDEDKTKLGDVLGDATDRLPDDKTVTREDAKRVVAAEVRNDPNASPHPGGVAASTAAAARLNQKAGST; the protein is encoded by the exons ATGAGCCAAGACCAGCCAAGAAGGCCACAAGGGGGAGACCAACATTATGGCATCAAATATGGTGATGTTTTCGACGTCAAAGAGGATCTAGCATCAAAGAACAATGCACCGAGGGACGCAGCTGCCATGCAAGCCGCTGAAAACAGGGTTCTTGGCCAGACACCTAGAGGCGGTCCTGCGTCTGTCATGCAATCTGCTGCTGATGTGAATCAGAGCCTCGGTGTTGTAGGCCATGATGATATAACTGATATCACCAGAGATCAGGGCGTCAACGTTGCTGAAAGTGCCGCTGACGGCCGCCGTGTTATTGCTGAAGCTGTTGGAGGGCAg GTTGTAGGAGGGTATGCCACACGCGGGGGTGGTGCTGCTGCTGGCGGCCGAGCTGGACAAGGACAAGATATATCGTCTTCCCCAGCCATTGTTGCTGGAGGTGGAATAACAATCGGAGAGGCACTCGAAGCTACGGCTCTTACGAGCGGCAACAAGCCAGTGGACATGAGCGATGCAGCAGCAATACAGGCAGCTGAAGTAAAAGCAACCGGGCGAGGCCAAGTGATGCCTGGAGGGATAGGAGCTGAAGCTCAAGCTGCTGCCGATCTTAATCCCGGAATCTGGAGAGATGAAGACAAAACCAAGCTTGGAGATGTTTTGGGG GATGCAACTGATAGGCTTCCGGATGATAAGACAGTGACAAGAGAAGATGCAAAAAGAGTTGTGGCTGCAGAGGTGAGGAATGATCCAAATGCTAGTCCTCATCCAGGAGGTGTGGCTGCTTCTACGGCTGCTGCTGCCAGACTCAATCAGAAGGCAGGAAGCACTTGA